GAGCACTTAGGATTGATAGGAGACGGTTTTCGCATTTGTTTGGCATCTATATATTTTTTAAAGCGCTAATTGGATTAACTCCCCATTCTCCACTTTCAGAGGGCGTGTAAGGTTTCAATTCTTTAAGCAGTCTGATTTTCTTCTTCACACTTTGACCTTCGATTGTTCCGGTCACTATAAAGTCAGTAATTACGGATGAAATCTTAATCTCTTGTTGAATATTAGCGTTCTTTAATCTATCTGTAATTAGCTCCTTGATAGATGCTAATTCCTTCCCTTTGGGTCTATTGCTTAGCCAAGTTTTTTGAGTGTTCTTAACCATTAAGGCGTGCTGCTTATTAGACCATCCGTATAGGAAATTTTAGAGTACTTCTTTTGCTGTCATACCTTAAAATATTACTACTCGTTTCTGATTATTATGATTGTAAACTCGCTCAATGTTATAGATGTACTCCTTTGAACTGTTCTGCTTATCCATTAGCATCGGTGCTGATGTTATCTTTTGTTTCAGCACTTCAAAATCACACAATCCCTTTTTCTTAATCTCTTGCATGGCCTGAATTAAGTAGCGGTCATTTCGGAACTTGTATAGATCAAATAAGTCTCTGGTGAGTTTGGTTATCTCACAAGCCTCTTCCCAATGGTTTACTTTGAATTCCCCGTCTCGGAATAACTCCATTGAATTCTTAGTGCCTTTGATGTTGCCGATCATTAGCAAGTCAATGGCCGCGGAATAGATTATCTCGTATTCATTTATAAACTCCAGAAGCTTTTGGTAATCTTCAATCCCTAATCTGATATAGCACATTAGGAAATCTCTGTTTTTCCATTTATCGCTACGGCTATTCATTCTAGCTATCTGGCGAAGGTTAAGCTTATCGCAAACCACAAAGTAAACAGGAAGACCCATTTTTTCAGAAGTAGTGAAACGATGCTGACCGTCTACAATTTTAAAACCTTCATCGTCTTGATAAACTATGATAGGGCAATACGGTAAGAGGTTAAGTCCGTTTTCAATATCTTCGGTCAGTTTATCAACTTTTGCTTTGTTGATGATACGGTTCCCGGTTATTGGGCTGAATTTGTCGTATTCTTTAGATTCTTGAATATTCATCTCTCTTAATTTGCGCTTTAGGAATTGTATTTTTTAGATCTTTATAGCTTTCACCGCAAAAGTTTTCGCCGCAGTTTGAGCAATTAGCTGCTGTAAGCTGAAAGACTTTCTTTTTGTTATAGCAGTCTTGAACCTTGAAAGTTTCGCCGCATGTGCATTTAGGGAAGTCAGGTTCTACTTCTAAATGAACTGGGTAGTTTTTATATGTGATCGTGAATACTCCCACCTACTTCTTATTTTTATAAATACTCTTTGCTGCGAAATAGACAATTATTGCACCTGCTGCAAAGGATATTACTGATGTGGTTACTAATTCCATTATTTCTTATTTTGAATTATCCGTTTAGCGATTTTCTGATACTTCGGCTTAGAAAGTTTGCGTTTGAAATCTCTCTTTTCGCGTCTGGTCATTTTGTACTTTGGCTTTTCGCTTTTAAGATCTTGTTTGAGTTCTTCGGATTGCATTGGTGTCATCATAATCCTAAATCTTCTGGTGAATAACCTTGCGCTTCTACATAAGCTTTAAACTCATCCATATCTCCATAAATGTTGAAGAAAGCTTCTAATAATTCTCTACCCTTGTCGTTCATTGTTTTTAGTTTTGGTCAATAATGTTTAAATCGATATAGAAATCAGCCCAAATTGAGAGCGTGAATACTCTTCGGTTATTATGCATCTCAGTTTCGGTTATATCTATTTTTTCAGGTTCATCAAAGCATTTTTTTAATGCACAAATCATTTCCCATACCGGTTCAGCGATTTCAGTCCAAGGCATTGCCATAATATCCATATCGCTAGCTAAAGAACCGTGAAGACCTAAAGCCCAACCTTTATCCATTGCCGCCTGTCTGAAGTCTTCCCACATGCAAGCGTAGAATACCGCTCTTCCATTGGTAACTACATGCTCTCTACTTTTCATTATTCTTTGCTAATAATTCGTGAATTCTGTTTACTATCCATCCCAACAAATAAGCCTCTGGTTCGTCATTGTATCGGCAAAGTTCGTGGCCTATGTCTATAAATATTGAGTTTACTAAATGCTTTGCTTCGTGCGCTATAATACCGGGAGTTGGAAAACCTTTACGGCTAATATTAAGCGCTAAGTAGGTATCTCCATTAGAAGTAAAAACGCATCCGTCATAATCATTCAAAGATCTATTGTGACTAAAACCCTTGATATTATCGTAAATCTCTTTCTCTTCTTTGAAAAGAATTACAGTGAACTGATTGCCATACAAAGGCGTTTTAAACTTCTTACTTACCATTATCCCACATTAAAAGTCTCACCTAGATTCCTCACACCCTCCGCTTTTATCTTTTCCAGTTCTTCACTTGGATTCTTAACTTTTGGATTGTGCTGCACCGCGGTCTCCTGACTCATTGTTGCTTTGCCTCCGGTTGCGTTATAGAGCATTTGTATTTCTTCTGCGATATCCTGAGGAATGGAATAATTGAATTCGATATCAAAGGTCAATTCATCATCTGTGATGTCTAGACCGCTTTTGATTACAGATAGAATACGGCTGATTGCTGTGTCATAAGCTCCACGTTTACGCTTTGCTTTGTTTATGGCATCTTGTAGCATTAATTCTAAGGCACGTCCAGAAAGAGCACCTATACCTTTCACGTTGTCAAAAGATAGATCTGGAGTTTGCGAGATACTGTGAATGTCTTCTTTGAGCCATTCCTTTTCTAGCTTAATATCTGCTGCTGCTGAATCTCTTTGTAAGAAATCGGCATCTGCCTGAATTACCTGATTATTATGAATAGCGTGACCAAGTAAAAGTGATTTTCCATCATCTGTAACATCGATTAAGGTTTCATCTTCTCCGTCTTTGTTTACTACGGTCCCGCCTTTAAGCTTCAGAATAGGAAATGCGAAGTAGTTATTTGAACCGGCAAGCTTTGACTTGAGCATTTCGTAACGATCAATCATTTCTTTCACGATAAACCATTCTGGTTCTTCCTGCTCGACAAATACAACTGGAATCACTCCAAATTCATGAGCGTCTGAAGTTTGATACTTTTCATCTTCATACTTGTGAATTTCAGTATCTGTGAAAATCCAAATGTGCTCAACTTCGCCAATCACAAACTGCCAGTAGAACGCAACAAGATCACCGTACACATCATACTGAGGAGTGTACTTTCCGTTGTCTGTGGTGTAGAAACGCGATTTGATTTGCTTGTCATCTAGCATTGAAAATATAAAAACACCTATTGTCGTGCTCATTACACTCTCTGCAAAGTCCTGCAACTTATTACTGATTCGGTTTTTCTTGTAAACGTCAAGGATTTCAATCGCACTGGTGTTGTTCATATCGTTAGCAGTGATACTTGGAGCATCACCAAACAAAAAAGAAACTGCCGTGTTGACGATTTTCTTTTGCTGCTGCACTTTGATACGCTCGGCTTTTACCGGCTTAGACCCTTGTGTATAATCTTCACGCTTTCCGATTTGCAGGTCACGTAATTTTCTACCGTCATCACTTCCGCTGTATTCAAGTGCGTATTCAGATATTTTCTTCTGGCGGCTGTCTTGCGTTGCTAGAAAATCTTTTACTGCTGTTGCGCTTGTGAAATCAAAGTCAAATTCTTCTTCCATAATCTATGATCCAAAGTTTAATCCTTTGGGTTTTGTTGGTTTTGAAACAGTTGCTTTATTCTGTTCCGTTTCGATTATCCCCGTCATTGTATCCGGAGCATCGTCGTGTTTATTAGCTTGAAATAGCTTTTTATATTTGGTTACTGCCTTATAGAATTCAGGCCATCTGATGTGCCAGTCTGAAGGGAAAACCAATGTTTTGTTTACTGTTGCGCTTTGTGAGAATATTCGAGCTTCTTTGTTTTTGCCTTGGTGAAACCATTCTACGGTTGTGGTTTTAACTCCTTTTTCAACTACTCTTGCAAATCCCCTACCTCCGTTATTACTTTCTATTCTCGACTTATTGACTTTGTTTGAGTTTAGAAGCTTTATAGTTTCAGGCTCGGTGTATTCCATTGGCTTTTGGCTGTATAGTACATCAGTAACATATAAATGTGGATCAACAGAACTTAAAGGCAAATCATAGTTTATTGAACACAAATAATCTTGTCCGGTATCAGCTGTATCTGTATAGTTCTTCCGTATTTTAGATTCAGGCAATTGATTGTAGGTCTTGAATGGACCATACATTAAACCTTCTTTATTTACAGGGTCACCCTGATAAAGGCAGTCGAACTTGTCAGGATCTTTTGATCGTGTACTCTCAAGCTTGAACTTACTATGCTTCCAAGGCCATAGAGCCTCACCTGGTTCTCTAGGATCATAATCGTTTGATTCACCTTCCTTAAGTGCTCGATAATTAATCTTTAAAAATTGATCTGGTCGAAGTTTAGAAACAAGATCATCAATGCTTTCATCTCCATTCCATTCAACGACTAGATTCTTTTCCTCAAGTTTAGCAATCAAATCTTCTTCACTCCATCTTGTAAATACAATCAATTGCTGACTAGTATTGTTTAATCGAGAATCAGCAACTGAGATATACCAATCCCAAACCTTGCGCTGAACTATTGGCGAATTACCTTCTTCCCAATCCTTATACAAGTCATCCAGTATCAAAACATCAACAGGATCTCCAGTAAGTGGACCAGATACCCCGACAAACTTCATCGAGCCATCACTATTGATTGACTCTCTGTTTTCGTTGGTATTAGCTTTTGCACCTGTGTAGCCTCTCTCAGGGTATTGAACATTTGGAAAAATGTCTTTGTATTGCTTTTCCCGAATTATTCCGATGATCTCCCGTCCAAACTTTTGAGCCTTTGTGGCTGCATAGCTTACAAGAGCAATTTTATCATCTGGTCGTTTACCAACTATATAAGCCGGGAGCCTTCTTGAGCTTCCTTCTGATTTACCATGTTGCGGTGGAGCTGAAACGATTAGGTTCTTAATCTCTCTATTTGCAAAGCGATTCAGTATGTCATAGAACTTATAATGAAAATCAGAAGGGTTGAACTTGCTAAAAGTCGTTTGTGTGAACTTTAAAAGATCTTCCTTGCTTTCCTCAATATTCTTATCGTAAATGAGTTGTTCGAGTTCAAGTGCTTCACTTTCTGTTAGCATTGTGTTTTTCGATTAATTCATTTATTCGCTTATCCCGTTCTTCTGGGGTTGTTTCTGTTTGTGGTTTCTTCTGTTCGTTATCTACCTGATAGAAACCAATGTGTTTAGCAATCTTCTCAATAGTCCATTCCTTACCGTGAAGTTTTAATTCAATTTCTCCGTAACGGTTTTGCTTTACGCTTTCTATACACATCAACTGCTCTTCTGTCAGCTTATCAAATGCTTTGAATTGAAGTGATTTTTGAATGGACCAAGTTTTATTTCCTTTTTCGTCTGTATCGTAAACACGTTTATCAACCAATTCTACAAACTGATCTATCCTGCTAGTGCGTAAAATATTTAAATGCTGTAAGATCTCTTTAGAATCAATTCTGAACTCTTTTTCAGCTACATCGGCTGCAACCTTTTGAATCGCGGCTACCCTTGTTGCTATCTTGCTGTTTTTAAGAAGCTCATGAGCATTTCGGTTTACAGTAGTATCTTTCATTTTAGAAGCAGAATACGCAATACGATATGCAGCCGATGCATCATCTAGCTTTACATATTCTGTTGCGAACTTTTCTTGCTTCTTGGTTAACTTCATAATTCAATATTTGTAAAGTAGACAGGATTTGAACCTGTATTTGTCGTAGACCACTTACGAACGTCCGTCACGATCGGAACCAATTCAACTCACTACGGGTTGAGCGTCTTACCAATTTCGCCACTACTTCATTTTGCAGTTGCTTTTTACTGCCAAGCCAGTCTTTCAGTAATTTGCCGGGTAATACTTTCCGTTACAACCAAACTCCCCCTAGCTTTGAAACAACCATTACTGAGTCCACGATTAGCGACAACTAAGCGTCAAAATGGGGCTTGGTATTCTTTGAAGCAGCTATTGCCAAATCTTGATTTAGCTTTTGCTTTATTCCTTCAGGGGTTTTTTCTAATTCCCTTTTTGCTCTTTGGATTCTGATTAGCGTGTTTACTGTTGCTGACATATCTTTTGGTTTTTTGAAATGGTTACATCAAGTTGAGCGGCCATAAGCGCTCCTGACTTTTCAAATTCTCTCTGGCGGTTTAGAGGTGTTTCATTATACATATCAGGACTCCAAGGCCAAAGAGAAGATCTTTTAAAGTGGTGCATTTGAGTAGCTGGGGTAACTGCATAAGCTGCGCTTGCATTCGCCAATTCCTCATTCTCGTAATAGGTTTTAAGATCCTTTTCAACATCATAACCTTTCACTTCTTTCTGTCTTGCGCGCTCTTTGCATATTGCAGCACAACCGGGTCCGAATTCCTTTTCTATTTCTTGAAGTAGTTGCTCTCTATTCATTGTCCTTTTCCTTTTTAGCCTTCGGCTTTATCTCGACTGCTTTTCCAGCCTTTATGATTTCATCTCCACGTTCTTTGGTAGTTTCGATTGTTGCTTTTGCCAGAATGGTTTTTCCTGTGTGCTTATCGACAAACTTTTCAATGATTTTTAGTTTCATATTGATATTTTGTAATTAATTGATTATCAGTATTTGAGTCTCATTTTCTCCAAAGGGAAAACAAAAGTTTTATCTGTACTTAAATGCCCTAATAACTTCAGGGATATATTCTTGAATAATAGATTGGATAAGAACTACAAGTAATCCAATTATCAAAACCAAATATGAAAGCGGATTTAAAGGGTTAAGACCTCTTGAAGTGTAGCGATATCCTGATACAGCATGATACTTTCCAACCTTTATGCTTGATATCTTTAGCCAGAACATCCATCTAAACCAAAGGGTTTGGCTTTTTATGTATTTCTTCTTAAACTCTTTTGGAGTTAATGTTGATTCTTTTCTCATTTCCTAGTCAGTATAAAATGCAAAATCAATGATGCGATTCCCCCGCAAACTATTCCTGTGGTTATAATTGTTAATACTGCGCTCATACTGCATCCATTTCATAAACTTCATACTTCGCTATCTGGGCATCCATCCAAGCGTAATCAAAACTTACCCCGTTGAGTCCAAGAAAATCTCTATGCTTTCTGAATTGTTCTGCGGTGGTGTGTCGCTTATCGCCTAATTGAATATGCTCTTCACGTGTCTGGGCCATTAGGTTTTCTATTCGATCAAGGCTTTTATCTGGATTACCCCCCGCGCCTCTTGGAATTAAATGACAAATATCAACCGCCTTTTTCCCACTTATTTCACTTGGCACGAAATCAGTATCGCTATAACCTAAAGCCTTCATGTAAATCTTTGTATGTGATTTCATATGTGAGTCCAAGATTTTCTGTTTACAATTGAACTTATAACTGAGGCAGCAACTCCATATTTATCACCTATTTCTCTTTGTAGGTAATTTCCAGAGGCATACATTTTTCTTATCTGTATAACATCTGGCTCAAATAATTTAGCACCTCCATTACCAGAACCATTACTTTTCTTTTTAAGTTTTACATACTTTGAAACTACAGTTATTGAGCAACCTAGTTCTTTTGCTAACTCTGGTAATTTCTTACGGTAAGAAGAATATTCTTCATTAATATACTTTGCTTCTTTTGCCGTAATTTTACGGTTAGCAGGACCGTATTTTTTATTGTAAGCAAGTATTGTTTTTTTTGCTCTTTCTTGATAAATCTTTTTTAGTTCAGGTCTATCTAAGTAATATTGTTTGTTCTTTTTGGATAATTTTTTTAAAACTATATCATTAAAAACATACCCTTTTTCACCTCCTGTGGTCAAGTTTAAACAAAGTCTATCTTTCCATTTATTCTTAGCTTTTGAAATCCAATATTTCTCTTTACTACCTGCTAATTTTCTGTTTTCACATTTTTCCAACACGAACCTTCTATAATTTTTTCTACCATATTTTTTAATTTCTTCCTCTAGAAGGTGTCCAGAACCTAAGTATCCTGATTTTTTGCCGTTAGTCATTCCGACATAGAAACTTCCGTTTAGCTTATTTATGGTCATGTAGACTATCATTATCTCAATCCCTTTAGTTTCTCCAACCTTTCGCGGTATGGCTGCTTTGCTTTCTCGCTTGCGTTTCCTAGAATCATATTCTCGTGACTGGTTATTGCCTTATCGAGATTGATTACTGTTTCGCATTGTGAGATTTTCATTTTTACTTTTTAAAAACCCAAAGGCTTGATTTTTGAATTACTCAAGCCTTGTCTGGGTTTGAATTGATTAAGCGCTTTTGGTCAATTTCTTTGACCGCATAGCCTCACGCTTTTCGGCAGCATCCTCTTTTCTCACTCCCTGCTGAGTTCGTATTGTGAGTTTGGAATAATCTTAAATATTAAATTGCCAAATGGCAGAAATGTAAAATCGAAAGGACATAAAATGCCCGTAAAGGAAAGTTGAAGGCGAGAGCCTAAAGGGAAAATTGGTAAAAAGTATTCTTGAAATTTGTTGCCTGATTAACAGGACTTAGGAAGATTGGTAACGAGTATGCAATATGCGAAAACCTTGTGATTTTTCCTAGTTTTTATATGAAAAAGTTTTCGATTAAATTATAGTTTTAAATTAGTTTCCTATCTGCTTAACTCCGAAGTTTTCAGGAAGTTTATAACTGTCTACCTTTCCGTTTGCAGCTAGTGAAACCGCTTCGAGAGTAACTCGTGCTCCGTTTACAATTTGTGCAGCAACAGAAGTAATTGCTTTTGATTTTCTAATCTCTTGTTCCATATCTTCACCTTTGATATTTTCATCATTCAATCGCTCTAATTGCGCGAAAAGGTGATCATTTAAGTCTGATAATTTATTCTTTGCCATGCTCTTTGATTTTATGGGAAATCTCCCAGATTAATTTTTGTGATTTACGTATTGGTTTTGGGAATCTTTGCAATGAGTTGTCAAGCATATTATTCCGCATTGATTTAATTTCTAAGTTTTCTATTTGGCAGTTTAAAGGATTACCGTCCTTGAAGGATAGAATATGCTTATCTGGTATATTCCCATTTTGCTGCTCCCAAATATGCCGGTGCTTCAAAACATATTTTCCTTTTTTAATTCTAATCTCGATATAACCGTCTCTAGTTACTCGCTCGTGTCCGTTGTAGTTTGTATTGTGCGGCTCGTGACCTTTTTTAAAATGGGTTTTTTGTACATTTTTTAAAGATTCTCCGCTTAACCATTCTTTTTGCCGTCTTCCTTTATTTGGCGGTATATCTCCTTTTTTCCGTTGCCCTTTTTTCTTTCTGGCTTCTCTGATTTCCTTAGGTATTTCTAAGCCCAACTGTCTTAATCGAATCATTACACCGCAATAGCTTTTTCCTATCTGCTCACCCAATGGCTTCACTGGTATTTTGAGGTAATTAGCTTTTAAAAATTCATCCATTTCAGGAGTGAAGGTTGTTCGACCTCTAGCCTTGTTGGCTATTCGCTCATACATCAATTTTTTACTTACTTGAAGTCCTGCATCTCTTAAAACCTTTTGAACCGTTGAAGGATGAATATTTAGCTTAGTTGCTATTTCAACACTTGAAAGATTCAAACGATTTTCAACTATGAATTTTAGGTCTGCACCTGATATTCTCCTTCCCATTTCTGAATATTTACACATTACTAAGCGTGTATAAATGCTGCCTCATAATCTTTAATAAACTATGATAGCTTATAGTACTATTCACCTTTTCTAAAAGGTCTTTTTTATACTCGCTAAAATCCTTGTCGAAATGATTATTAAATAAAGCTTCGCTTGCTATAAGCTCCAGGGCTTCTATATCTTCACGCTCTTTTTTATAAGCTGATTTATACTTTTCAATCTGCCTGTGAGAATGTAATACAGTTGAATGATCAAATGGGTTTCCATACTTTTCTGAATAAACACCAATTGTCTCTAAACTTATAGTCGTACATAATCTAGCTAAGTAGTGAAAATGCTGTCTCGCTGCTATTATTGCACGTTTTCTTGAAATTGCAAAAAGTTCTTTTGGCTCAATTTGAAAATGATGGCAAATAATATCTACAATCAAATCTAATTTTCTAGCATCTGCTTTTTTAATTGATAATTTCATTTTCTAAAACTTTTACCTCTAAACACAATCACATTAAACATTTCAAAAAGTCTGTCATAAACCTGGCTGCTGTATTTTTCTCCAAATTGTGCCAGACCTTCATTCACGTCTTCAGGAAACTCGTCATTGAAATTACAGCTGATGTACGTTCTTAATTTCTTCTTGTAACGCTCTTGAATTATGTCATTGAACAGATTTATTTTACCGAAATTATTGGCTATACGCTCAGTAAGCACATCATCAAAATACTTTACTCCGGATAGGACGGTTTTCCAGAATTCATCTTTATCTCTCACATTTTGTTGCGGATCTGCTCCACAGGTTTCGTACATTTTTACAACTTCATTAGCTGAATAACCTCTGAAGGTTATGTTTGATTTCCGTAAGGCAGAATCAAGTGCGTTCATTGTGCTGCTTTTTCCGTTGCCATAACCGCCAATTATTAGCAACCCTTTATCAAGGCTAGGTTTTGAAACAAGAGAAACATTTTTACATCTTACAAAATTCTCTTCGTCACCGATGAAATAATAAATAAGCGGCTTAATATTCTCTACGCATTCAAGCGACTTAGAGTATCTAACCTTTTCATTAGCGAAATAGCTATCACTAAACATTCTCCAGAGCACTTCCTTTGTAAGCTTTACCGGTTCGCGGATTATTTTTTCTTTTGGCTCTAGGGTTTCTTTGATGAAGTTTACCGGGTTCTTAACTGCCGCATAAGCATCCCT
The sequence above is a segment of the Leeuwenhoekiella sp. MAR_2009_132 genome. Coding sequences within it:
- a CDS encoding ParB/Srx family N-terminal domain-containing protein codes for the protein MNIQESKEYDKFSPITGNRIINKAKVDKLTEDIENGLNLLPYCPIIVYQDDEGFKIVDGQHRFTTSEKMGLPVYFVVCDKLNLRQIARMNSRSDKWKNRDFLMCYIRLGIEDYQKLLEFINEYEIIYSAAIDLLMIGNIKGTKNSMELFRDGEFKVNHWEEACEITKLTRDLFDLYKFRNDRYLIQAMQEIKKKGLCDFEVLKQKITSAPMLMDKQNSSKEYIYNIERVYNHNNQKRVVIF
- a CDS encoding phage portal protein; the encoded protein is MEEEFDFDFTSATAVKDFLATQDSRQKKISEYALEYSGSDDGRKLRDLQIGKREDYTQGSKPVKAERIKVQQQKKIVNTAVSFLFGDAPSITANDMNNTSAIEILDVYKKNRISNKLQDFAESVMSTTIGVFIFSMLDDKQIKSRFYTTDNGKYTPQYDVYGDLVAFYWQFVIGEVEHIWIFTDTEIHKYEDEKYQTSDAHEFGVIPVVFVEQEEPEWFIVKEMIDRYEMLKSKLAGSNNYFAFPILKLKGGTVVNKDGEDETLIDVTDDGKSLLLGHAIHNNQVIQADADFLQRDSAAADIKLEKEWLKEDIHSISQTPDLSFDNVKGIGALSGRALELMLQDAINKAKRKRGAYDTAISRILSVIKSGLDITDDELTFDIEFNYSIPQDIAEEIQMLYNATGGKATMSQETAVQHNPKVKNPSEELEKIKAEGVRNLGETFNVG
- the terL gene encoding phage terminase large subunit, whose product is MLTESEALELEQLIYDKNIEESKEDLLKFTQTTFSKFNPSDFHYKFYDILNRFANREIKNLIVSAPPQHGKSEGSSRRLPAYIVGKRPDDKIALVSYAATKAQKFGREIIGIIREKQYKDIFPNVQYPERGYTGAKANTNENRESINSDGSMKFVGVSGPLTGDPVDVLILDDLYKDWEEGNSPIVQRKVWDWYISVADSRLNNTSQQLIVFTRWSEEDLIAKLEEKNLVVEWNGDESIDDLVSKLRPDQFLKINYRALKEGESNDYDPREPGEALWPWKHSKFKLESTRSKDPDKFDCLYQGDPVNKEGLMYGPFKTYNQLPESKIRKNYTDTADTGQDYLCSINYDLPLSSVDPHLYVTDVLYSQKPMEYTEPETIKLLNSNKVNKSRIESNNGGRGFARVVEKGVKTTTVEWFHQGKNKEARIFSQSATVNKTLVFPSDWHIRWPEFYKAVTKYKKLFQANKHDDAPDTMTGIIETEQNKATVSKPTKPKGLNFGS
- a CDS encoding terminase small subunit, with protein sequence MKLTKKQEKFATEYVKLDDASAAYRIAYSASKMKDTTVNRNAHELLKNSKIATRVAAIQKVAADVAEKEFRIDSKEILQHLNILRTSRIDQFVELVDKRVYDTDEKGNKTWSIQKSLQFKAFDKLTEEQLMCIESVKQNRYGEIELKLHGKEWTIEKIAKHIGFYQVDNEQKKPQTETTPEERDKRINELIEKHNANRK
- a CDS encoding HNH endonuclease — translated: MKSHTKIYMKALGYSDTDFVPSEISGKKAVDICHLIPRGAGGNPDKSLDRIENLMAQTREEHIQLGDKRHTTAEQFRKHRDFLGLNGVSFDYAWMDAQIAKYEVYEMDAV
- a CDS encoding DUF6965 family protein, which codes for MKISQCETVINLDKAITSHENMILGNASEKAKQPYRERLEKLKGLR
- a CDS encoding HNH endonuclease signature motif containing protein; translation: MCKYSEMGRRISGADLKFIVENRLNLSSVEIATKLNIHPSTVQKVLRDAGLQVSKKLMYERIANKARGRTTFTPEMDEFLKANYLKIPVKPLGEQIGKSYCGVMIRLRQLGLEIPKEIREARKKKGQRKKGDIPPNKGRRQKEWLSGESLKNVQKTHFKKGHEPHNTNYNGHERVTRDGYIEIRIKKGKYVLKHRHIWEQQNGNIPDKHILSFKDGNPLNCQIENLEIKSMRNNMLDNSLQRFPKPIRKSQKLIWEISHKIKEHGKE
- a CDS encoding helix-turn-helix domain-containing protein; its protein translation is MKLSIKKADARKLDLIVDIICHHFQIEPKELFAISRKRAIIAARQHFHYLARLCTTISLETIGVYSEKYGNPFDHSTVLHSHRQIEKYKSAYKKEREDIEALELIASEALFNNHFDKDFSEYKKDLLEKVNSTISYHSLLKIMRQHLYTLSNV